Part of the Chloroflexota bacterium genome is shown below.
TGACCGGCCAGGATGGCCGGAATCCTGGTCGGTTGAACCGTTCATGCACTTTCGCACCAATCTAACGCGCTGGCTGCTTCTCGCCGGCATGCTGCTACTGGCCCGCCCCCCGGCGTCGTCGGCATCCCTGCTGGACAATCCGCCGCCTTTGAGCGGATGGACGCATCCGTCCGCATTGCCAGGCGGCGATTCGCCTCTGCGGAACGGCATCGCGCTGTCAGGTACGGCCGTGGTGCGCGGCTCGCCCGTCATCGCCGAGATCGACGGCAGCGCCACCGATGGACAAGAAGCCGCCATCGCCGGCGGCGATGGGCGGCTGTACGTCTATCATGCGAACGGCTCGCTCCTCTGGTCCGTGAATGTCATGCCGTGGGCGTGCTCAACCGGCGCATACGATTTCAAGATCAACTCCGCGCCGGCCGTCGGCCCCTTGTTCGGCGACGGCATGGCGTACGTGGTTGTATCGTACGGCACGATGGCCGCGAGCGATTGCGATGGCGGCGTGGCCGCGTACCGCGGCTCCGACGGCGCGCTGGCCTGGCGCTTCAGCACGCGCGCATGGCAGCAGAGCCAGGGTTACGCGCCGGAGTCGCTTTACGGCGTCGTGTCGTCGCCCAGCCTGGCGGACACCGACGGCAACGGGCGGCTGCAAGTCGGCTTCGGCGCGGAAGACCGCAACATCTACCTGCTGAACCACGACGGGGCCGTGCGCTGGTATTACAACGCCGCCGACACGACCTGGTCCACCCCCGCCTTCGCCGATGCGAACGGCGATGGCCGCCTCGACATGATCATCGGCACGGCGATGAGCGCCAACGGCGCGCTCAATCCCCCCACGCAGGACGGCGGCTTTCTGTACGCGTTCGACACGGCGCCGCGCACACCGCGCCGCATCGAGTTCTGCTCCGGCGGCTGCGCCGGCTCCGCGTATATTTGGCAAGCGTTCTTCGATCAGGCCATCTTGTCCTCGCCGGTCATCGCCACCGTGCGGCCCGACCTTCCCGGCCCGCAGATCATTATCGGCAACGGCTGCGCCTTCGCTCAGCGCGGCCGCTGGGTCAAGATTCTGCGACTATCCGATGGCGCGACCCTGCAGACGCTCGGGCTGCCGCCCGGCTCAGCCTGCGTGCAATCGTCGGTCGCAGTAGGCGATCTGGATGACGATGGCGTGCCCGAGGTGGTGGCGGAGATTTCGGGCGCGACGGCGATGGGCGGCGACGGCTACGGCCGCGTGGCGGCCTGGCGACCGCGCGCTTCGTCTACCCCCTGGTGGTCGTTGATCCCGCGCAATGCAAGCGCCGCCGCCAACGATCCCTACCTCGGCGATCTCGCCGCGCCGGCCATCGCCGACCTCGACGGCAACGGATCGCTTGAGGTGCTGGTCTCCAACATGTGGGATGTGACCGTCATCGATGGCCGCACGGGCGCGCAACTGACGTGCGGCGGACCGTCGTGCGGCGCGACGACGTCGCTGTTCGCATGGTGGACGCTCAAGTCCACGCCCGCGGTCGGCGACCTGAATGGCGACGGCACGCTCGACGTGCTGATCGGCGGCGCGCACATGAACGACAGCGGCGGGACGCGCGGATACTTCTACGCGTGGACGAACCTGGGCGGACTGCTCGCGTCGTCGCCGGGGCAGCAAGCGGCATACAGCGCGCCGTGGCCGATGTTCGGCGGCAATGCGCAGCACACCGGCTCGGCCGCGCCGCACCGGCTCGTCGCCGCGCCCGGCGCCATACAGATCATGCTGCCGCGCGGCAGTTCACAACGGTTCTCAATCAGCCTCACCTCCGCAGACGGCGCATCCCTGGCGTGGTCCGCCAGCGAAGACGATCCCAGCCGCATCATGCAGGTCTCGCCGGCCAATGGCACAACCGGTGGCGCC
Proteins encoded:
- a CDS encoding VCBS repeat-containing protein, giving the protein MHFRTNLTRWLLLAGMLLLARPPASSASLLDNPPPLSGWTHPSALPGGDSPLRNGIALSGTAVVRGSPVIAEIDGSATDGQEAAIAGGDGRLYVYHANGSLLWSVNVMPWACSTGAYDFKINSAPAVGPLFGDGMAYVVVSYGTMAASDCDGGVAAYRGSDGALAWRFSTRAWQQSQGYAPESLYGVVSSPSLADTDGNGRLQVGFGAEDRNIYLLNHDGAVRWYYNAADTTWSTPAFADANGDGRLDMIIGTAMSANGALNPPTQDGGFLYAFDTAPRTPRRIEFCSGGCAGSAYIWQAFFDQAILSSPVIATVRPDLPGPQIIIGNGCAFAQRGRWVKILRLSDGATLQTLGLPPGSACVQSSVAVGDLDDDGVPEVVAEISGATAMGGDGYGRVAAWRPRASSTPWWSLIPRNASAAANDPYLGDLAAPAIADLDGNGSLEVLVSNMWDVTVIDGRTGAQLTCGGPSCGATTSLFAWWTLKSTPAVGDLNGDGTLDVLIGGAHMNDSGGTRGYFYAWTNLGGLLASSPGQQAAYSAPWPMFGGNAQHTGSAAPHRLVAAPGAIQIMLPRGSSQRFSISLTSADGASLAWSASEDDPSRIMQVSPANGTTGGAIALTVSAPSAPGSYTGTLRVSTAGAPPISIPVALSVPERIYSFYLPLILH